In the Oncorhynchus nerka isolate Pitt River linkage group LG2, Oner_Uvic_2.0, whole genome shotgun sequence genome, one interval contains:
- the LOC115126208 gene encoding protein phosphatase 1 regulatory subunit 3D-like, producing MMSSMASVGRPKAGSHGVVGKEKERTWFCGNDRLKTVSPCIKGKPRAVSPGMIGEQRTVPPWRPESMSPGVVRRDRAWSLGVLQNTSSYSSVTPCQTTTKTIRVTDILDSKPEPTKAPVKIRPPSPRPPPPKEPIFSCNLSSDPPVQPIIRRRAQSLPSVHERNRDRQVRFVDSLGLKLEEVKVFSKGEEPWIPPHVFSRLLMSAEMNSGRSLELSLPYFKPCFPENTGSQPGFVKRLVEQMVSLDQVLCSELGIVGKVQVLNLAFNKEVTIHYSFTNWRSSAETRACWVATLHRDQMEGPESDVFRFRLPVPPFILLPGAQLEFAVCYKVMGAEYWDNNDGNNYKLSCHSYTLTVPRECEDSIVHYT from the coding sequence ATGATGAGCAGCATGGCCAGCGTAGGGAGGCCCAAAGCAGGGTCTCATGGTGTCGttgggaaggagaaggagaggacatGGTTTTGTGGCAACGACAGGCTGAAAACAGTGTCTCCTTGCATCAAAGGAAAACCCAGAGCTGTGTCTCCAGGCATGATAGGGGAGCAGAGGACAGTGCCTCCTTGGAGGCCAGAGTCGATGTCTCCAGGTGTGGTAAGGAGAGATAGGGCATGGTCTCTTGGTGTGCTCCAGAACACCAGCAGCTACAGCAGTGTGACCCCATGCCAGACCACTACTAAGACTATCCGAGTGACGGACATCTTGGACTCCAAACCAGAGCCAACCAAGGCCCCTGTCAAGATCCGGCCTCCTAGCCCACGTCCCCCGCCCCCCAAGGAGCCCATTTTCAGTTGCAACCTGTCCAGTGACCCTCCCGTCCAGCCCATCATAAGACGCAGGGCCCAGTCTTTGCCCTCGGTCcacgagagaaacagagaccgcCAGGTACGCTTCGTGGACTCATTGGGGCTGAAGCTGGAGGAAGTCAAGGTGTTCAGCAAAGGAGAGGAGCCTTGGATTCCCCCCCACGTCTTCTCCAGACTTCTCATGAGCGCTGAGATGAACTCAGGGCGGTCCCTGGAGCTTTCCTTGCCTTACTTCAAACCCTGCTTTCCCGAAAACACGGGCTCCCAGCCGGGGTTCGTTAAGCGCCTGGTGGAGCAGATGGTCTCTCTGGACCAGGTCCTGTGTTCTGAGCTGGGCATCGTCGGCAAGGTGCAGGTCCTCAACCTGGCCTTCAACAAGGAGGTGACGATTCACTACTCCTTCACTAACTGGAGGAGCAGTGCTGAGACCAGAGCCTGCTGGGTGGCTACCCTCCACCGGGATCAGATGGAGGGACCAGAGTCTGATGTATTCAGGTTCCGCCTGCCTGTCCCACCCTTCATCCTGCTGCCTGGAGCCCAGCTGGAGTTCGCTGTGTGTTACAAAGTGATGGGAGCTGAGTACTGGGACAACAACGATGGGAACAACTACAAACTGTCCTGTCACAGCTACACACTCACTGTGCCCCGGGAGTGTGAGGACAGCATTGTGCACTACACCTGA